CGGCGGCCCGGAGAAGGTCGAGCGCCAGCACGCCGCGGGGAAGCTCACCGCGCGCGAGCGCGTCGCGCTCCTCGTGGACGAGGGAGCGCCGTGGCTGGAGATCGGCCTGCTGGTGGCCTACGACCAGTACGACGGGCAGGCGCCCGGCGCCGGGGTGGTCACCGGGGTCGGCACGGTGGTGGGCCGCGAGGTCGTGGTGGTGGCCAACGACGCGACCGTGAAGGCCGGCTCGTGGTGGCCGGAGACCATCAAGAAGATCCTGCGCGCGCAGGAGATCGCGATGCGCGAGCGGGTCCCGATCGTCTATCTCGTGGACTCGGGCGGCGTGAACCTGCCCTACCAGGGCGGCGTCTTCCCCGGCCAGTACGGCGCCGGCCGCATCTTCTACTACACCTCGCTGATGCGGCGTTACCTCAAGGTGCCGCAGCTCGCGGCGGTGATGGGTCAGTGCGTCGCCGGGGGGGCCTACCTGCCCGCGCTCTCCGACGTCATCGTGATGGTGGACGGCACCAGCTTCATGGGCCTCGGCGGGCCGAACCTCGTGAAGGGGGCCACCGGCCAGGTCGTGGACAGCGAGTCGCTCGGCGGCGCGCGGATGCACACCGGCACGAGCGCGGTGGCCCACTACCTCGCCAATGACGACCGGGAGTGCCTGGCCGTGTTGCGCGAGGCGGTGGCCCGCCTGCCGCGGCCGAGCCCCGAGCGGTTGGCGCCGCAACGGGTCGCGCGTCCGCCGCGCCGGCCCGCCACGGATCTCTACGAGATCCTGCCGGGCGACCACCGGATGTCGTACGAGATGCGCGAGATCCTGGCCTGCTTCGTGGACGACGGCGCCCTCGAGGAGTTCCAGCGCGACGTCGCCCAGGAGATGATCTGCGCCCACGCCGCCATCGAGGGGCGGGTCGTGGCGCTGATCGCCAACGAGCGGAAGCTGATCAAGGGCAGGGCGGGCGAGGCACCGCGCTTCGGCGGCATCGTGTACACCGAGAGCGCGAGGAAGGTCGCCTACTTCATCGAGACCGCCAACCGCGAGCGGACCCCGATCCTGTTCGTCCAGGACGTCTCCGGCTTCATGGTGGGGCCCGAGGCGGAGAGCTCCGGCATCATCCGCGCGGGCGCCGAGTTCGTCGAGGCGATGGCGACCGCCACCGTTCCCAAGCTGGTGCTCACGGTCAACCACGCGTCCGGCGCCGGGTACTACGCGATGGCCGGCCAGGGCTTCGATCCGGACTTCATCGTCTCGCTCCCCACGGGCCGGATGGGGGTGATGGAGGGCGAGTCGGCGGTCCAGGCGGTACACGGCCCCGCCCTCGAGGCGGCGGGCAAGCAGGGGGCGACGCCCCCCAAGCTGGAGGCGGCGGTGGAAGTGATGCGGGCGGACTACGAGCACCAGCTCGACGCGAAGTTCGCCGGCGCGCGGGGCTACGTGGATGCGATCCTGACCCCCGAGGAGCTGCGCGGGCAGCTGGCGTTCATCCTGCGGATCGTCGCCAACCACGACGGCCCGCATCTCGGCCCGTACGTGCTTCCGAGCGCACTCGCCTGATGGGGCTGCGTCTGCGTCCTCGACCGGCGCTGCTCGCCGCGCTCCCGGTGGCGTTCGCGGCGTGCGCCACCGCCGCGCGCGCTCCGGAGCCGGCCGCTCCCGTGCCGTCCGCGGGGGCGCCCGCTGCCGCTGCACCGGCCGAGCCGGCCGTGGTCCCGGACGCGACGCCGAAGCCCCGGCAGCCGGTGGCGCCGCCCGCCACCGCGATGATGCTGGGACTG
This genomic interval from Gemmatimonadales bacterium contains the following:
- a CDS encoding carboxyl transferase domain-containing protein, with protein sequence MASSPHRLQILTDEYRALAERLRQGGGPEKVERQHAAGKLTARERVALLVDEGAPWLEIGLLVAYDQYDGQAPGAGVVTGVGTVVGREVVVVANDATVKAGSWWPETIKKILRAQEIAMRERVPIVYLVDSGGVNLPYQGGVFPGQYGAGRIFYYTSLMRRYLKVPQLAAVMGQCVAGGAYLPALSDVIVMVDGTSFMGLGGPNLVKGATGQVVDSESLGGARMHTGTSAVAHYLANDDRECLAVLREAVARLPRPSPERLAPQRVARPPRRPATDLYEILPGDHRMSYEMREILACFVDDGALEEFQRDVAQEMICAHAAIEGRVVALIANERKLIKGRAGEAPRFGGIVYTESARKVAYFIETANRERTPILFVQDVSGFMVGPEAESSGIIRAGAEFVEAMATATVPKLVLTVNHASGAGYYAMAGQGFDPDFIVSLPTGRMGVMEGESAVQAVHGPALEAAGKQGATPPKLEAAVEVMRADYEHQLDAKFAGARGYVDAILTPEELRGQLAFILRIVANHDGPHLGPYVLPSALA